A window of uncultured Gellertiella sp. genomic DNA:
CGGCGTGGCGCGAGGCGATGCGGCCCTGTTCCATCGAGGTCGAGGCAAGGCTTGGAAAGCCCACCACGTCGCCCGCCGCATAGATGGTGGGAATATCGGTCTGGAAGGTTTCCGGATTGACCTTCAGGCGGCCACGATTGTCCGCCTCAAGCCCGGCGGCGGACAGGTTGAGACTGTCGGTCGCGCCCACCCGTCCTGCGGCAAACAGCACCATGTCCGCCGAAATCACCCGGCCATTCTGCAGCGTCACATGGCATTTGCCGGCGGCATCCTTTTCCACCTTGTCCGCCGTCTGGCCAAAGACCAGCTTCATGTTGCGGTCGCGCAGCTGATAGGAGAAATCCTCGACGATTTCGCGGTCGATGAAATCCAGCATGGTGTTGCGCGGTTCGACGACGGTGACCTGGGTATCGAGCGCACTGAAGATCGTTGCATATTCGATGCCGATGACACCGGCGCCGATCACCACCATCGAGCGCGGCAGTTCCTTGATCTCCAGCAGCTCGTCGCTGTCGAGGATGGAGGTCCCGTCAAAAGCAATATGACTGGGGCGATAGGGCTTGGTGCCGACGGCGAGAAGAATGGCACCGCCAAACACCCGCACCACTTCGCCATCGACCTTTTCCACCTCGAGCGTGTTGCGGTCGATGAAATGCGCCTTGCCGCGCAGATGCTGCACCCGGTTTCGCGCGAACTGGTGCTCCAGCACCTCCACCTCATGGTCGAGGGTGATCAGCAGTCGGCGGCGCAGGTCTTCGGCGCTGATCTCCTGCTTGACCCGATAGGCTCGGCCATAAAAGCCGCGCTCGCGCCAGCCGGTGAGGTTTAGCGCGGTTTCGCGCAATGTCTTCGACGGGATCGTGCCGGTGTGAACGGAGACGCCGCCAACGCGGGTTCCCTTTTCGATGACGAGCACGCGCTTGCCGAGCTTTGCCGCCTGGATTGCGCCGCGACGTCCCGCCGGACCGCTCCCGACGACGATGAAATCGTAATGGATCATGAAACACCCGAACCTTGATTTCGACAGATGACAGGGGGGTCAATGACCCGTTAAGTACCAAACTTAACAGATCAATATAACTGTTTCGTTAGCGACTTGTTGCACGCCCCATCAAATCAGCTTGAGGCCCTTGAGGCTGGCATGGCCATCCTTGCCGATGATGATGTGATCATGCACGGTAATGCCCAGCGAACGGGCGGTCTGGATGATCATGTGGGTCATGTCGATATCCGCCCGGGAAGGGGTCGGATCGCCTGAGGGGTGGTTGTGGACCAGGATGATGGCGGTGGCGGAGAGTTCCAGCGCCCGCTTCACCACCTCGCGCGGATAGACCGGCGTGTGATCCACCGTGCCGCGCCCCTGTATCTCGTCGGCGATCAGGGCATTGCGCTTGTCGAGAAACAGGATGCGGAACTGCTCCGTCGTCTCATAGGCCATGGCTGCGTGGCAATAATCGATGACCGAGGACCAGGAGGCCAGCACCTCCTTGCCCTTCAATTCCCGCTTCAGCATGCGATGGGCGATGGTGGATACCAGCTTCAGTTCCAGCGACACGGATTCGCCAATGCCCTTGACCTCCTGCAACAGGGCGGGAGAGGCGCCGAAGACACCGGCCAGCGTGCCGAATCGTTCGATCAGCGCCTTGGCAATCGGCTTGGTGTCGCGGCGCGGGATCAGCCGGAACAGCAGCAACTCGAGGATTTCGTAATCTGCAAGCGCTGCCTCGCCATGTTCGCGAAACCGCTCCCGCAGCCGCTCGCGATGGCCGTGATAGTGGGCTTGCGCAGCATCAGGCTGCAATTCCGGCTTGGCGGTTCGCATCGAATGTCCGGATTTCGGCACGGTTTCGGCGAAATGACCCCGCTCGTCGTCCTCCTCGGCAGCGCTGACATCGCTGTCCGGCGGCAGGTCGTCCGAAAGCTCGGTCGGTTGTTTCGCCATCTCAGATCATCCAAGCAGTGCCGTGGACGGGGGCCATCGATCTCTCACGCGTTCAATGCGGGCAGGCCGGGGCGGTCGAGCCCGGCGGGCGACAGGGTGAAGATCTCGCAGCCCGTCGCCGTCACCCCGACCGCATGTTCGTATTGCGCCGACAGCGACCGGTCGCGCGACACCGCCGTCCAGCCATCCGACAGCACCTTCACATGCGGACGACCGAGATTGATCATCGGTTCGATCGTAAAGATCATGCCTTCGCGCATTTCGGGGCCTTCGTCGGCGCGACCGTAATGCAGGATGTTGGGCGCATCGTGGAACAGCTTACCGAGACCGTGGCCGCAGAAATCGCGCACCACCGAACAGCGCTCGGCTTCCGCATAGGTCTGGATCGCCTCGCCAATCGCCCCGGTGCGGGCACCCGGGCGGATTGCCGCGATGCCGCGCATCAGGCATTCGTGGGTGACTTCCAGCAGCCGCTCGGCGGCCCTCTTGATTTCACCCACCGGATACATCCGGCTGGAATCACCATGCCAGCCATCGAGTACGAAGGTGACGTCGATATTGACGATATCGCCCTCGCGCAGCGGCTTGTCGTCGGGAATGCCGTGGCAGATGACATGGTTGATCGAGGTGCAGCTCGACTTGGTATAGCCGCGATAATTCAGCGTGGCGGGCAGTGCGCCGTTGTCCATGCCGAATTCGAACACAAAACGGTCGATGGCATTGGTGGTGACCCCGGGCTTCACCATCGGCACCAGGGCATCAAGGCAACGGGCCGTCAGCTGGCAGGCCCTGCGCATGCCCTCGAAGTCATCCCGTCCGTAGAGGCGGATTGCGCCCGTGTTGCGCATCGGCGCGGAATAGGCCTCGATATAGTTCACCATGTCACTCTCAACCCGGTCAAA
This region includes:
- the sthA gene encoding Si-specific NAD(P)(+) transhydrogenase; the protein is MIHYDFIVVGSGPAGRRGAIQAAKLGKRVLVIEKGTRVGGVSVHTGTIPSKTLRETALNLTGWRERGFYGRAYRVKQEISAEDLRRRLLITLDHEVEVLEHQFARNRVQHLRGKAHFIDRNTLEVEKVDGEVVRVFGGAILLAVGTKPYRPSHIAFDGTSILDSDELLEIKELPRSMVVIGAGVIGIEYATIFSALDTQVTVVEPRNTMLDFIDREIVEDFSYQLRDRNMKLVFGQTADKVEKDAAGKCHVTLQNGRVISADMVLFAAGRVGATDSLNLSAAGLEADNRGRLKVNPETFQTDIPTIYAAGDVVGFPSLASTSMEQGRIASRHAAGAPSQDPPQYFPYGIYAVPEISTCGLTEEEVKQRGIPYECGIARFRETSRGHIMGLDNGMLKMIFSLKTRRLLGVHIVGEGATELVHIGQAVLNLKGTVEYFVENTFNYPTLAEAYKIAGLDAWNRMGEFERPHEQPAAKSA
- the radC gene encoding DNA repair protein RadC, which produces MAKQPTELSDDLPPDSDVSAAEEDDERGHFAETVPKSGHSMRTAKPELQPDAAQAHYHGHRERLRERFREHGEAALADYEILELLLFRLIPRRDTKPIAKALIERFGTLAGVFGASPALLQEVKGIGESVSLELKLVSTIAHRMLKRELKGKEVLASWSSVIDYCHAAMAYETTEQFRILFLDKRNALIADEIQGRGTVDHTPVYPREVVKRALELSATAIILVHNHPSGDPTPSRADIDMTHMIIQTARSLGITVHDHIIIGKDGHASLKGLKLI
- the map gene encoding type I methionyl aminopeptidase, which gives rise to MVNYIEAYSAPMRNTGAIRLYGRDDFEGMRRACQLTARCLDALVPMVKPGVTTNAIDRFVFEFGMDNGALPATLNYRGYTKSSCTSINHVICHGIPDDKPLREGDIVNIDVTFVLDGWHGDSSRMYPVGEIKRAAERLLEVTHECLMRGIAAIRPGARTGAIGEAIQTYAEAERCSVVRDFCGHGLGKLFHDAPNILHYGRADEGPEMREGMIFTIEPMINLGRPHVKVLSDGWTAVSRDRSLSAQYEHAVGVTATGCEIFTLSPAGLDRPGLPALNA